ATGCAGCAGCTGCTAATTTATTAGAAGGACGAGTAGTTCTTATTATAGATGGCACTCCCTTAGTCATCATTGTTCCTTCCACACTATTTGCATTAATGCAATCTGGAGATGATTATTATAATCGCTATATGGCTGGGACAGCCATTCGCTGGTTGCGGTTTGTTTTCTTACTTATCGCGCTTATGTTTCCTGCGCTTTATGTCGCTCTTATGACCTATCACCAAGAAATGATACCTTCGGCTCTTTTATTTTCTATTGCAGCTTCTCGGGAAGAAGTCCCTTTTCCCGTGCTGGTCGAAGTTCTCCTGATGGAATTCACGTTTGAAGCTTTGCGGGAAGCTGGATTAAGGCTTCCCAAACAGATAGGTTCTGCAGTCAGCATTGTCGGTGCTCTTGTAATTGGCGAAGCAGCAGTTACAGCAGGAATTGTGTCTGCACCTATGGTTATTGTGGTAGCGGTAACCGGAATTGCTTCTTTTACGATACCTCGTTATACAGCGAGCGTCAGCATCCGATTGCTTCGTTTTCCTTTAATATTTTTAGCCTCCTTTCTCGGTTTGCTTGGCATTATGCTAGGCCTTATAATGCTTGGCACTCATTTGTGCACATTGCGTTCCTTTGGTGTCCCTTATTTATCTCCAGTTGCTCCTTTAAACGGTTCTCAATTGAAAGATGTCATTATACGGGCACCTTGGTACAAGTTGAATAAAAGGCCCCATTTCACCGGCGGCTATAATAAATACCGCCAGGCTCCCGGCCAAAAACCAGGCCCTAAAAAAAGGAATGGGAGATGAATGAAAGAATAACGATTCAAAAATGGGAGGAATTAGCAATGGAAACAGGAAGAATTTCCGGATTGCAAATGGCTATCATGATGCACTCAGCCATTTTAGCTACCGTTATTCTTATAGTTCCTGCCATTATTGCAAAAGAGGCAAAACAAGATTTATGGATCGTTCCTATTACTGCTTCTATAGCTGGATTTTTAGCATTATTTGTAATCATTCAATTACACAAATTGTTTCCGAAAAAAACATTCATTCAATACAGTGAAGATATTATCGGACGTATACCAGCAAAAATTCTTTCTTTCGTCTATATTTTATTTTTCCTGCAAACTACCAGCGGCATGTTTAGACAATATGCAGAATTTGTTTCAGGCAACTTTTTGTTAAAAACCCCTTCCCTCGTAATTTTTGCCTCGATGGCTTTTGTTTGTGCCTTCGCCGTTCGCGGCGGTATCGAAGTAATAGGAAGAACAGCACAATTGTTTATTCCGACTGTGACATTATTGTTTTTTCTTCTGCTTATATTTTTAATTCCTGAGATGGATGTCGAGAATATGTACCCCGTATTTGAGAATGGCATAAAGCCGATTATGAAAGCATCCTCTACACCTGCAGCCTGGTTCAGCGAGTTTATGCTGATTTCTTTTATGCTTCCATATTTAAAAGAACGAGAGGAAGGGATGAAGTGGGGAATCATTTCTATTGTAAGTGTTATTATCCTCATGGTAGTTACCAATATAACAAGCTTATTCGTTTTCGGCGAAACAACCGTAAAACTGACATACCCCATTATGAGTGCTGCTCGATATATCAGTATTGGTGATTTTTTTGAACACCTAGAAGCAGTGATTATGGCTATTTGGGTGTTAAGTGTATTTATCAAAATATCCGTCTTTTATTATGTACTTGTTCTAGCTACTGCCCAATGGTTACCGCTTTCCAATTATAAACCGCTTGTTTTACCTTTTGGTTTTTTATTAACTGTTATGGCAGCTTGGATGCCTAGTTTACCCGAGCAATCAGACTATATCAGCAAAGTCATTCCCTTTAAACTGCCACTTTTTTATCTAGTCATTCCGATGATACTTTTGGTGATAGCAAAAATTCGAAGATTATCCGGTAATCATTAAAACTGCTTTTAGAAAAACGCAGCTTACCGCCAAGTCCAAATGGCAGAAGCCTTCGTTTTTCTTATACTCTGATCCTTCAACAAAGTTAAACATTTCTAAATTACAAAAAAGGATGGGGGCAACCAAATGACAAACTTTCTACGTAAATATCAATTACAGCTATTTATACTTATGCTTTGTCCCCTGCTAAACGGCTGCTGGGATCAAAGAGAAGTAAATGATCTCTTATATGTTGTAGCTGTAGGCGTTGATAAACCAGAAGAAGTAACGGAGACCGAACAAGTGGAAGTCACTATTCAATTTGTCATACCTAGTAATGTTAGTGGAGATCAGTCAGGAGGAATGGGAGGCGGCGGTGGTCAAAAAGCAGTGGAACAACGAACATTAACAGGGGAAACGATTGTGGATGCGATGTCCAAACTGCAACAGGAGACTTCTCGTCAGATATTTTGGGGCCATAGTGAAGTAATCGTCTTCGGGGATAGTATCGCAAAAAAAAACCTGCACGAGCATATTGATTTTTTCGCTCGTTATCCGGAACCCCGCCTTCAATCCAGGGTGTTTATTGTCAACGGAAAAGCAAGAGAGTTACTAGATGTCCAACTCTTATTGGAGAGTATTCCTTCTGAAAAACTAAAGGATCTAAGTTCCCTTCAAGTAATGCAGGATGTTACGTTGAAAGATTTTCTGCAAATGCTTTCGGAAAATCACAGAGGAGCCTCTGCCCCATTAGTAAAAAAAGAAATAACTGAAACAGGAGACGAGAAATTGGCTCTCAATGGAACAGCCATTTTTAAAAACAACAAAATGGTCGGTTCTATAAATCCAGAAATAACAAGAGGCCTGCTATGGGTGCTAGATGAAATTGACCTGGCAACCGTAACTATTCAACCAAATGAAGAAGGTAAGATTTCTTTTAATCTGATTCGATCTAGAACAACTCTTCAACCTGCTATAGAAAACGGCAAATGGAAAATGACGGTAAATATCCAAACGGATGATGATGTTGCCGAAAATGGAACGAATCTTAATGTCATGAATCCTAATACTGTTAAAAAGCTTGAAAATTTATTAGAAAAAGATCTTAAAAAACGAGTCTATCTGACCCTTGAAAAAGTACAAAAAGAGATGAAGGCCGACGTTTTTGGCTTTGGTGATGCGTTTCACAAGAAATACCCAAAAGAGTGGAGTAAGGTCAAGCAACGTTGGGAAGAAAAATTTCCGGAAGTCGAAGTAAAAGTGGAAAGCCAAGTCAAAGTTAAAAGACCAGGCAGCTCCACCTCCCCGCAAGGAATACCTGAAGAAAAGGTGAAAGAATAATGAAAATACTGGATGTGCTTGGAATTACTGTCATTATGGTTTGGGTATACTTTTATGAATGGCCAAGAATTGAGAAAAACCAAAAAAAGGAAAGGCGAACCTTTGTGGTTTTAACAATCATAGGCTGGTCACTGGCCATTCTTTTAGTCTTTTTTCCAGACATTCCTGGACCGACTGATTTCATTAGAGAAATATTTAAACCTATAGAGAAATGGTTAGGATAAGTCCATTTACCGTTAAAAGGACATAGCATTCATCTCTTTTTCTTTTCCGTCTCCTTGTTTAATACATTTAATGAAACGGAAAGTTGCTTTGATTCGTAGAAAAAAGAACAAAGAAGAGAGGAGAATGGAAATTGAGTTCATCTAAAATAGAAAAGTATGTGGATATATATGAAGAATTAAAAAGGGAAATGAAATGGAAAGTGATGGACAACCGCATTTTAATGACGATTGCTTCGCTTTACGTGATGAATGACAGGGCATTTCACTTAGAAAGACTGCTCCAACTCGCTGACAAAATAAAAAAACGGGCTGGTATCTTTTCTTCCATGCGGTCGCACCCAAGGTACACGACAGCTGCTCTTTTTGATGTAAAAACGGAAGAACCCGAAACAAAAATTAACGACCTTTTTTCCTTATATAAGGAGTTTAGACATGCTAAATTTAAAAGCGGAGTTTATACGTATCTTGCTGCTTCCACTCTTTTTACCCAGGACCTCCCATCCTCTGACGCAAAAGGGATCATCAATAAAACAAGTACTATCTATGAAGGGATGAAAAAAGAGCATCCATTTTTAACAGGTACAAGTGATTATCCGCTTGCTGTGCTGTTAGCATTGGAGGAACGGCCTGGGATGATAGAGATCATGGAAACTTATTATGATCAATTAAGCAAAAATGGATTTACAAAAGGAAACGATCTGCAGTTTTTAAGCCATATCCTTTCCTTAAGCAGCAAAGAAAACCACCAGACACTCGTTCAACGAGCTGCCGATGTTTTTCAAGCTTTTAAACAAGAAGGAATAAAGCCTAAAACGATGTATTATCCCGTCATCGGCATGTTGGCTTTGTCTTCCG
This DNA window, taken from Alteribacillus bidgolensis, encodes the following:
- a CDS encoding GerAB/ArcD/ProY family transporter is translated as MNERITIQKWEELAMETGRISGLQMAIMMHSAILATVILIVPAIIAKEAKQDLWIVPITASIAGFLALFVIIQLHKLFPKKTFIQYSEDIIGRIPAKILSFVYILFFLQTTSGMFRQYAEFVSGNFLLKTPSLVIFASMAFVCAFAVRGGIEVIGRTAQLFIPTVTLLFFLLLIFLIPEMDVENMYPVFENGIKPIMKASSTPAAWFSEFMLISFMLPYLKEREEGMKWGIISIVSVIILMVVTNITSLFVFGETTVKLTYPIMSAARYISIGDFFEHLEAVIMAIWVLSVFIKISVFYYVLVLATAQWLPLSNYKPLVLPFGFLLTVMAAWMPSLPEQSDYISKVIPFKLPLFYLVIPMILLVIAKIRRLSGNH
- a CDS encoding Ger(x)C family spore germination protein, whose product is MTNFLRKYQLQLFILMLCPLLNGCWDQREVNDLLYVVAVGVDKPEEVTETEQVEVTIQFVIPSNVSGDQSGGMGGGGGQKAVEQRTLTGETIVDAMSKLQQETSRQIFWGHSEVIVFGDSIAKKNLHEHIDFFARYPEPRLQSRVFIVNGKARELLDVQLLLESIPSEKLKDLSSLQVMQDVTLKDFLQMLSENHRGASAPLVKKEITETGDEKLALNGTAIFKNNKMVGSINPEITRGLLWVLDEIDLATVTIQPNEEGKISFNLIRSRTTLQPAIENGKWKMTVNIQTDDDVAENGTNLNVMNPNTVKKLENLLEKDLKKRVYLTLEKVQKEMKADVFGFGDAFHKKYPKEWSKVKQRWEEKFPEVEVKVESQVKVKRPGSSTSPQGIPEEKVKE
- a CDS encoding DUF4003 family protein, with the translated sequence MSSSKIEKYVDIYEELKREMKWKVMDNRILMTIASLYVMNDRAFHLERLLQLADKIKKRAGIFSSMRSHPRYTTAALFDVKTEEPETKINDLFSLYKEFRHAKFKSGVYTYLAASTLFTQDLPSSDAKGIINKTSTIYEGMKKEHPFLTGTSDYPLAVLLALEERPGMIEIMETYYDQLSKNGFTKGNDLQFLSHILSLSSKENHQTLVQRAADVFQAFKQEGIKPKTMYYPVIGMLALSSDLFEMKAIREMYEEMNDVKHFKWQKDMNVIMAVSFYINEKMDQNSLPETSLYTALESILQAQQAVMIAAMTASAAAATSSSNN